One genomic window of Gossypium hirsutum isolate 1008001.06 chromosome D11, Gossypium_hirsutum_v2.1, whole genome shotgun sequence includes the following:
- the LOC107912475 gene encoding uncharacterized protein isoform X1, protein MASKFPDEPPRDTQGTDKGSIALREKRSRRVSFADREITSIHIFKRDDEYETRPDSTPKQASETEKEVTELFRDLVDSDDSTSGGDDEDDNDDVMSAGKLFLRPIDTPSPGGSSTVGSATSNDEDNFFGPVSANFIRSGRLSDSAASDDNHDITMDSTTFSMHFRSIARSESGDFDTSTGVPLPSEEKTPFQARTSSDLESSMVLTKVGKLKSPLAVPINGGSNDMSIVGESMHRYDYGRLSPALEALLAKGSEFNAIPASGSVRPKLLTSAVSHGNGNDCTEPLHFGDSELCTRNNNDISGKGTSIAHNSPVEATSDTTTTLAAKILRDCSSNSKDSPVADDFVDHQTPKQLNKGDNENSEVQSGTRVLNLESIAITNGTPVNRSSEAFQLELVRHFENGNQLPTIDGLNENFPQLHGSPLAGSIHSLSAKRQQILLDTTNSPRRMLFVTPSPKQSGSVLSKGSINEGGTVASILKSNSELKIPELSSCASAFSDGGPKSKLGSSKSLTSRALSFNTIMEEMNEDLQCQQENAFTNNGEEKLSGVGLKQGEKDCSGLGTPKNVSSLSQDGETTGLAKDEYNDKSTEIMAKITSPSKFTHSGKKATNHSLTPVDSADAALVASTFNSSPKDIAREISKDKRDTDTLYKLVSPLVNRLTEKLSSSTGHKDSLFGSLKLHNEDNIAIISRQECNSVETVPSSNNLTAKAENRTPPSAPLVDCLINTSAVKVVDERESNGFDLQNTFSTSMNFPEGPIRKLQSGGPGKNTQTAVERTQSSEHFIEEQMQASVYASPDAHARKNERSPQKSPFRKKQTQSPTSKDPSLCPCRKEMHNALHGDNMQLSVAKDVVSLNCSPNVHRIDDCLRRSNPSPVQDIQNISKRKRTSEEVVCVDVQHSDNNIQMQHGLKFCKVGEKNMDHTSEYSYGSIIENERIEGVKILMNQTDISLKLSADTNQLLSPCFDKLNIKMINKLEDKLLHQQKVNILELLCSEIQSQLCSQSYNESCNILHKRVAETRQLLYRIVYGKAKMQLMHVKRERLLKQVELLRTGVRKSQMLKLNCAKHHSVSAEKDTKLGDNSCSVTFLDNLEGAGGKVSTMKREVEALEKKIKNLTKSFHIYCKIKGEQSSSGTIELVNDHLKKRTCCRFIRQDIQLWEVDNLQNRNGHHNIVLNYRGFISQSLTLNTGRGSSIFVANKLNDMNISKNFPNMDACFAFRSVFNHEPTKKYVGPKSLAQETQRTCSLLRNLLDVVEEVQIARLEIRNMTLNSFNSPSAKQLDLQFAFIDFDSGVKVTMTLDMTCLNCGVYPSDILPYQLQTSATGTENLALSAEIKAAVGNLRSGYSRIIRICRCVSQVIQSSGR, encoded by the exons ATGGCCTCCAAATTCCCCGACGAACCACCACGCGATACGCAGGGAACGGACAAAGGAAGCATCGCGCTCAGGGAGAAACGGTCGCGGCGCGTTAGCTTCGCCGACCGAGAGATCACCTCAATCCACATCTTCAAGCGCGATGATGAGTACGAGACCCGGCCAGACTCTACTCCAAAGCAGGCCTCTGAAACGGAAAAGGAAGTAACTGAGCTCTTTAGGGATTTGGTGGATAGTGATGACTCCACCAGTGGTGGCGACGACGAGGATGACAACGACGACGTTATGAGTGCCGGAAAGTTGTTCTTGAGGCCGATAGACACGCCATCTCCTGGTGGAAGTAGCACAGTTGGATCTGCTACCTCCAATGATG AAGATAATTTTTTTGGACCTGTGTCTGCAAACTTTATTCGATCTGGAAGGTTATCTGATTCTGCTGCTTCAGATGATAACCATGATATCACAATGGATTCGACAACATTTTCGATGCATTTTCGCAGCATTGCACGATCAGAATCAGGAGATTTCGATACTTCAACGGGAGTTCCTCTTCCATCTGAAGAAAAGACTCCTTTCCAAGCTAGAACATCTTCTGATCTGGAAAGTTCTATGGTGTTAACAAAAGTGGGGAAACTAAAGTCTCCATTGGCTGTACCTATTAATGGAGGTTCCAATGACATGAGTATTGTTGGAGAAAGCATGCATCGGTATGATTATGGGAGGCTCTCTCCTGCATTAGAAGCACTCTTGGCTAAAGGCAGTGAATTTAATGCCATCCCTGCTTCTGGTTCTGTTAGGCCAAAATTATTAACAAGTGCTGTATCTCATGGTAATGGTAATGACTGCACGGAACCCTTGCATTTTGGGGATTCAGAGCTCTGCACccgtaataataatgatatttcgGGTAAGGGCACTTCTATTGCTCATAACTCACCGGTTGAGGCAACGAGTGATACAACAACCACTCTTGCAGCTAAAATTTTGCGTGACTGCTCGTCAAACTCAAAGGATAGTCCAGTTGCTGATGATTTTGTTGATCATCAAACTCCTAAGCAGCTGAACAAA GGAGACAATGAGAATTCTGAAGTTCAGTCTGGAACACGTGTGTTGAATTTGGAGTCCATTGCTATCACTAATGGTACTCCAGTGAACCGGAGCAGTGAAGCTTTTCAGTTAGAGTTGGTCAGacattttgaaaatggaaatcaGCTGCCAACTATTGATGGGCTGAACGAAAATTTTCCTCAGCTGCATGGATCTCCATTAGCGGGGTCCATACATTCATTATCTGCTAAAAGACAACAAATTCTTCTGGATACTACTAATTCACCCAGACGTATGCTATTTGTTACTCCTTCACCAAAGCAATCAGGTTCTGTTTTGAGCAAGGGAAGTATAAATGAAGGTGGGACTGTGGCTTCCATTCTGAAAAGTAATTCTGAGTTAAAAATTCCAGAGCTTTCTTCCTGTGCTTCTGCTTTCAGTGATGGAGGTCCAAAGTCAAAACTTGGATCATCAAAGTCCCTTACTTCTAGAGCTTTGTCATTCAACACAATCATGGAGGAAATGAATGAGGATCTTCAGTGCCAACAGGAAAATGCCTTCACTAATAATGGAGAGGAGAAGTTGTCTGGTGTTGGTCTGAAGCAGGGGGAGAAAGATTGCAGTGGTCTTGGAACTCCAAAAAACGTTAGTAGTTTGAGCCAAGATGGAGAGACCACAGGACTTGCAAAAGATGAATATAATGACAAATCTACTGAAATAAtggctaaaattacttcaccttCTAAGTTCACTCACTCAGGAAAGAAAGCGACAAATCATTCGTTGACACCAGTAGATTCTGCAGATGCCGCACTAGTAGCTTCCACTTTTAATTCCTCGCCAAAGGATATTGCACGTGAAATCAGCAAAGATAAGAGAGATACTGATACACTTTATAAGCTTGTTTCTCCTCTAGTGAATAGGTTAACTGAGAAGTTGTCATCATCAACGGGGCATAAAGATAGTCTGTTTGGCAGTTTAAAGCTTCACAATGAGGATAATATTGCCATTATTTCTAGACAAGAGTGCAACTCGGTAGAAACCGTTCCTAGCAGTAACAATTTAACTGCAAAAGCTGAAAACAGAACACCACCAAGTGCACCGCTTGTTGACTGTTTGATAAACACTTCTGCAGTAAAAGTGGTGGATGAAAGAGAAAGTAATGGATTTGATTTGCAGAATACTTTCTCAACCTCAATGAACTTCCCTGAGGGGCCCATCAGGAAGCTGCAGTCAGGAGGCCCAGGGAAAAATACCCAGACTGCAGTTGAAAGAACCCAGTCCAGTGAACATTTTATCGAGGAACAGATGCAAGCTTCTGTTTATGCTTCCCCAGATGCACATGCAAGGAAAAATGAGAGGTCGCCTCAAAAG AGCCCCTTTAGAAAGAAGCAAACTCAGAGTCCCACTTCAAAAGATCCAAGTCTATGCCCCTGCAGGAAAGAAATGCATAATGCATTACATGGTGACAATATGCAACTCTCTGTTGCAAAAGATGTGGTATCTCTTAACTGCAGTCCAAATGTACACAGGATTGATGACTGTCTTCGAAGATCTAACCCTAGTCCTGTCCAAGACATCCAGaacatttcaaaaagaaaaaggactagTGAAGAAGTAGTTTGTGTAGATGTGCAACATTCAGATAATAATATCCAAATGCAGCATGGTCTGAAATTTTGTAAAGTTGGAGAGAAAAATATGGACCACACATCAGAATATTCTTATGGAAGTATCATAGAAAATGAAAGGATTGAAGGTGTCAAGATATTGATGAATCAGACTGAT ATTTCTCTCAAACTATCAGCAGATACAAATCAGCTACTGTCTCCATGTTTTgataaactaaatataaaaatg ATAAACAAGTTGGAAGATAAATTGCTTCATCAGCAGAAGGTTAATATATTAGAGTTGCTTTGTTCTGAAATCCAATCCCAGCTTTGCTCA CAGTCATACAATGAATCCTGCAATATTCTACATAAAAG GGTAGCTGAAACAAGACAATTGCTCTATAGAATAGTCTATGGAAAGGCTAAAATGCAGTTGATGCATGTGAAGCGTGAAAGATTGCTG AAACAGGTAGAGTTACTAAGAACCGGAGTTCGGAAGTCTCAAATGTTGAAGTTAAATTGTGCCAAACATCATTCTGTTTCTGCTGAAAAGGACACTAAACTTGGCGATAATTCATGTTCAGTTACATTCTTGGACAACCTTGAG GGAGCCGGTGGTAAAGTTAGCACAATGAAGCGTGAAGTTGAAGCtctggaaaagaaaataaaaaatttaaccaagTCTTTTCACATTTACTGCAAGATAAAAGGAGAACAGAGTTCTTCTGGCACTATTGAATTGGTCAATGATCATCTAAAGAAGAGAACTTGTTGCAGATTTATACGCCAGGATATTCAA TTGTGGGAGGTTGACAATTTGCAGAACAGGAATGGCCATCACAATATTGTTCTCAACTACCGTGGGTTTATCAGTCAGAG TCTCACGTTAAATACTGGTCGAGGTTCAAGCATTTTTGTTGCAAacaaattgaatgatatgaacaTCAGTAAG AACTTCCCAAACATGGATGCTTGCTTTGCATTTCGTTCTGTCTTTAACCATGAACCGACAAAGAAGTATGTTGGCCCCAAAAGTTTGGCACAGGAAACACAA AGAACCTGTTCACTTTTAAGAAATTTGCTTGATGTGGTTGAGGAAGTACAGATAGCACGGTTAGAGATTAGAAATATGACTCTAAATAGCTTTAATTCTCCATCAG CTAAGCAGCTGGATTTGCAGTTTGCTTTCATTGATTTTGACAGTGGTGTAAAGGTGACAATGACTCTTGACATGACTTGTTTGAACTG TGGAGTTTATCCTTCAGATATCCTACCTTATCAGTTACAGACTTCTGCCACTGGGACCGAAAATCTAGCACTCTCAGCTGAAATTAAAGCAGCAGTTGGGAACCTTAGATCTGGATATTCGAGGATTATAAGGATCTGTAGGTGTGTTTCCCAGGTGATTCAATCTTCAGGCAGGTGA
- the LOC107912475 gene encoding uncharacterized protein isoform X4 produces the protein MASKFPDEPPRDTQGTDKGSIALREKRSRRVSFADREITSIHIFKRDDEYETRPDSTPKQASETEKEVTELFRDLVDSDDSTSGGDDEDDNDDVMSAGKLFLRPIDTPSPGGSSTVGSATSNDEDNFFGPVSANFIRSGRLSDSAASDDNHDITMDSTTFSMHFRSIARSESGDFDTSTGVPLPSEEKTPFQARTSSDLESSMVLTKVGKLKSPLAVPINGGSNDMSIVGESMHRYDYGRLSPALEALLAKGSEFNAIPASGSVRPKLLTSAVSHGNGNDCTEPLHFGDSELCTRNNNDISGKGTSIAHNSPVEATSDTTTTLAAKILRDCSSNSKDSPVADDFVDHQTPKQLNKGDNENSEVQSGTRVLNLESIAITNGTPVNRSSEAFQLELVRHFENGNQLPTIDGLNENFPQLHGSPLAGSIHSLSAKRQQILLDTTNSPRRMLFVTPSPKQSGSVLSKGSINEGGTVASILKSNSELKIPELSSCASAFSDGGPKSKLGSSKSLTSRALSFNTIMEEMNEDLQCQQENAFTNNGEEKLSGVGLKQGEKDCSGLGTPKNVSSLSQDGETTGLAKDEYNDKSTEIMAKITSPSKFTHSGKKATNHSLTPVDSADAALVASTFNSSPKDIAREISKDKRDTDTLYKLVSPLVNRLTEKLSSSTGHKDSLFGSLKLHNEDNIAIISRQECNSVETVPSSNNLTAKAENRTPPSAPLVDCLINTSAVKVVDERESNGFDLQNTFSTSMNFPEGPIRKLQSGGPGKNTQTAVERTQSSEHFIEEQMQASVYASPDAHARKNERSPQKSPFRKKQTQSPTSKDPSLCPCRKEMHNALHGDNMQLSVAKDVVSLNCSPNVHRIDDCLRRSNPSPVQDIQNISKRKRTSEEVVCVDVQHSDNNIQMQHGLKFCKVGEKNMDHTSEYSYGSIIENERIEGVKILMNQTDISLKLSADTNQLLSPCFDKLNIKMINKLEDKLLHQQKVNILELLCSEIQSQLCSQSYNESCNILHKRVAETRQLLYRIVYGKAKMQLMHVKRERLLVELLRTGVRKSQMLKLNCAKHHSVSAEKDTKLGDNSCSVTFLDNLEGAGGKVSTMKREVEALEKKIKNLTKSFHIYCKIKGEQSSSGTIELVNDHLKKRTCCRFIRQDIQLWEVDNLQNRNGHHNIVLNYRGFISQSLTLNTGRGSSIFVANKLNDMNISKNFPNMDACFAFRSVFNHEPTKKYVGPKSLAQETQRTCSLLRNLLDVVEEVQIARLEIRNMTLNSFNSPSAKQLDLQFAFIDFDSGVKVTMTLDMTCLNCGVYPSDILPYQLQTSATGTENLALSAEIKAAVGNLRSGYSRIIRICRCVSQVIQSSGR, from the exons ATGGCCTCCAAATTCCCCGACGAACCACCACGCGATACGCAGGGAACGGACAAAGGAAGCATCGCGCTCAGGGAGAAACGGTCGCGGCGCGTTAGCTTCGCCGACCGAGAGATCACCTCAATCCACATCTTCAAGCGCGATGATGAGTACGAGACCCGGCCAGACTCTACTCCAAAGCAGGCCTCTGAAACGGAAAAGGAAGTAACTGAGCTCTTTAGGGATTTGGTGGATAGTGATGACTCCACCAGTGGTGGCGACGACGAGGATGACAACGACGACGTTATGAGTGCCGGAAAGTTGTTCTTGAGGCCGATAGACACGCCATCTCCTGGTGGAAGTAGCACAGTTGGATCTGCTACCTCCAATGATG AAGATAATTTTTTTGGACCTGTGTCTGCAAACTTTATTCGATCTGGAAGGTTATCTGATTCTGCTGCTTCAGATGATAACCATGATATCACAATGGATTCGACAACATTTTCGATGCATTTTCGCAGCATTGCACGATCAGAATCAGGAGATTTCGATACTTCAACGGGAGTTCCTCTTCCATCTGAAGAAAAGACTCCTTTCCAAGCTAGAACATCTTCTGATCTGGAAAGTTCTATGGTGTTAACAAAAGTGGGGAAACTAAAGTCTCCATTGGCTGTACCTATTAATGGAGGTTCCAATGACATGAGTATTGTTGGAGAAAGCATGCATCGGTATGATTATGGGAGGCTCTCTCCTGCATTAGAAGCACTCTTGGCTAAAGGCAGTGAATTTAATGCCATCCCTGCTTCTGGTTCTGTTAGGCCAAAATTATTAACAAGTGCTGTATCTCATGGTAATGGTAATGACTGCACGGAACCCTTGCATTTTGGGGATTCAGAGCTCTGCACccgtaataataatgatatttcgGGTAAGGGCACTTCTATTGCTCATAACTCACCGGTTGAGGCAACGAGTGATACAACAACCACTCTTGCAGCTAAAATTTTGCGTGACTGCTCGTCAAACTCAAAGGATAGTCCAGTTGCTGATGATTTTGTTGATCATCAAACTCCTAAGCAGCTGAACAAA GGAGACAATGAGAATTCTGAAGTTCAGTCTGGAACACGTGTGTTGAATTTGGAGTCCATTGCTATCACTAATGGTACTCCAGTGAACCGGAGCAGTGAAGCTTTTCAGTTAGAGTTGGTCAGacattttgaaaatggaaatcaGCTGCCAACTATTGATGGGCTGAACGAAAATTTTCCTCAGCTGCATGGATCTCCATTAGCGGGGTCCATACATTCATTATCTGCTAAAAGACAACAAATTCTTCTGGATACTACTAATTCACCCAGACGTATGCTATTTGTTACTCCTTCACCAAAGCAATCAGGTTCTGTTTTGAGCAAGGGAAGTATAAATGAAGGTGGGACTGTGGCTTCCATTCTGAAAAGTAATTCTGAGTTAAAAATTCCAGAGCTTTCTTCCTGTGCTTCTGCTTTCAGTGATGGAGGTCCAAAGTCAAAACTTGGATCATCAAAGTCCCTTACTTCTAGAGCTTTGTCATTCAACACAATCATGGAGGAAATGAATGAGGATCTTCAGTGCCAACAGGAAAATGCCTTCACTAATAATGGAGAGGAGAAGTTGTCTGGTGTTGGTCTGAAGCAGGGGGAGAAAGATTGCAGTGGTCTTGGAACTCCAAAAAACGTTAGTAGTTTGAGCCAAGATGGAGAGACCACAGGACTTGCAAAAGATGAATATAATGACAAATCTACTGAAATAAtggctaaaattacttcaccttCTAAGTTCACTCACTCAGGAAAGAAAGCGACAAATCATTCGTTGACACCAGTAGATTCTGCAGATGCCGCACTAGTAGCTTCCACTTTTAATTCCTCGCCAAAGGATATTGCACGTGAAATCAGCAAAGATAAGAGAGATACTGATACACTTTATAAGCTTGTTTCTCCTCTAGTGAATAGGTTAACTGAGAAGTTGTCATCATCAACGGGGCATAAAGATAGTCTGTTTGGCAGTTTAAAGCTTCACAATGAGGATAATATTGCCATTATTTCTAGACAAGAGTGCAACTCGGTAGAAACCGTTCCTAGCAGTAACAATTTAACTGCAAAAGCTGAAAACAGAACACCACCAAGTGCACCGCTTGTTGACTGTTTGATAAACACTTCTGCAGTAAAAGTGGTGGATGAAAGAGAAAGTAATGGATTTGATTTGCAGAATACTTTCTCAACCTCAATGAACTTCCCTGAGGGGCCCATCAGGAAGCTGCAGTCAGGAGGCCCAGGGAAAAATACCCAGACTGCAGTTGAAAGAACCCAGTCCAGTGAACATTTTATCGAGGAACAGATGCAAGCTTCTGTTTATGCTTCCCCAGATGCACATGCAAGGAAAAATGAGAGGTCGCCTCAAAAG AGCCCCTTTAGAAAGAAGCAAACTCAGAGTCCCACTTCAAAAGATCCAAGTCTATGCCCCTGCAGGAAAGAAATGCATAATGCATTACATGGTGACAATATGCAACTCTCTGTTGCAAAAGATGTGGTATCTCTTAACTGCAGTCCAAATGTACACAGGATTGATGACTGTCTTCGAAGATCTAACCCTAGTCCTGTCCAAGACATCCAGaacatttcaaaaagaaaaaggactagTGAAGAAGTAGTTTGTGTAGATGTGCAACATTCAGATAATAATATCCAAATGCAGCATGGTCTGAAATTTTGTAAAGTTGGAGAGAAAAATATGGACCACACATCAGAATATTCTTATGGAAGTATCATAGAAAATGAAAGGATTGAAGGTGTCAAGATATTGATGAATCAGACTGAT ATTTCTCTCAAACTATCAGCAGATACAAATCAGCTACTGTCTCCATGTTTTgataaactaaatataaaaatg ATAAACAAGTTGGAAGATAAATTGCTTCATCAGCAGAAGGTTAATATATTAGAGTTGCTTTGTTCTGAAATCCAATCCCAGCTTTGCTCA CAGTCATACAATGAATCCTGCAATATTCTACATAAAAG GGTAGCTGAAACAAGACAATTGCTCTATAGAATAGTCTATGGAAAGGCTAAAATGCAGTTGATGCATGTGAAGCGTGAAAGATTGCTG GTAGAGTTACTAAGAACCGGAGTTCGGAAGTCTCAAATGTTGAAGTTAAATTGTGCCAAACATCATTCTGTTTCTGCTGAAAAGGACACTAAACTTGGCGATAATTCATGTTCAGTTACATTCTTGGACAACCTTGAG GGAGCCGGTGGTAAAGTTAGCACAATGAAGCGTGAAGTTGAAGCtctggaaaagaaaataaaaaatttaaccaagTCTTTTCACATTTACTGCAAGATAAAAGGAGAACAGAGTTCTTCTGGCACTATTGAATTGGTCAATGATCATCTAAAGAAGAGAACTTGTTGCAGATTTATACGCCAGGATATTCAA TTGTGGGAGGTTGACAATTTGCAGAACAGGAATGGCCATCACAATATTGTTCTCAACTACCGTGGGTTTATCAGTCAGAG TCTCACGTTAAATACTGGTCGAGGTTCAAGCATTTTTGTTGCAAacaaattgaatgatatgaacaTCAGTAAG AACTTCCCAAACATGGATGCTTGCTTTGCATTTCGTTCTGTCTTTAACCATGAACCGACAAAGAAGTATGTTGGCCCCAAAAGTTTGGCACAGGAAACACAA AGAACCTGTTCACTTTTAAGAAATTTGCTTGATGTGGTTGAGGAAGTACAGATAGCACGGTTAGAGATTAGAAATATGACTCTAAATAGCTTTAATTCTCCATCAG CTAAGCAGCTGGATTTGCAGTTTGCTTTCATTGATTTTGACAGTGGTGTAAAGGTGACAATGACTCTTGACATGACTTGTTTGAACTG TGGAGTTTATCCTTCAGATATCCTACCTTATCAGTTACAGACTTCTGCCACTGGGACCGAAAATCTAGCACTCTCAGCTGAAATTAAAGCAGCAGTTGGGAACCTTAGATCTGGATATTCGAGGATTATAAGGATCTGTAGGTGTGTTTCCCAGGTGATTCAATCTTCAGGCAGGTGA